The Humulus lupulus chromosome 3, drHumLupu1.1, whole genome shotgun sequence genome window below encodes:
- the LOC133822008 gene encoding 1-aminocyclopropane-1-carboxylate oxidase homolog 1-like isoform X3, whose translation MHNTIEDHNRLEALKRFDESKAGVKGLVDAGITSIPSFFVHPSETLSDLKPTHHTPVQSIPVIDLSGFDSDRRGAIVDQMSRSARDFGFFQIINHGISPEILERTISAVKAFHELPAEAKAEFYGRPGGGEAGFSYSSNIDLYRSKAASWRDAISVRLGDFTEDRIPEICRGAVAEWDGEVVRLGEVLLELVGEGLGLCAGRFGDLSCLGARVMVGQYYPYCPQPDLTVGIASHADPGLLTLLLQNHIGGLQVKYGGVWLDVKPLPGAVLVNVGDLLQENKLRGGKIRDA comes from the coding sequence ATGCATAACACTATCGAAGATCACAATCGTTTAGAGGCTCTGAAGCGATTTGATGAGTCAAAAGCTGGAGTTAAAGGCTTGGTCGACGCCGGCATCACCTCCATTCCCAGCTTCTTCGTTCACCCTTCGGAGACCTTATCGGACCTAAAACCCACTCATCACACCCCAGTACAATCCATACCCGTAATCGACTTATCCGGCTTCGATTCTGATCGGCGCGGCGCCATCGTCGACCAAATGAGCCGCTCCGCCAGGGACTTCGGCTTCTTTCAGATCATCAACCACGGGATCTCGCCAGAGATTCTCGAACGTACGATCTCCGCAGTGAAAGCCTTCCACGAGCTGCCGGCGGAAGCTAAGGCGGAGTTTTATGGGAGGCCAGGAGGAGGCGAGGCCGGGTTTTCTTACTCGTCGAACATCGATCTGTACCGATCAAAAGCTGCCAGCTGGCGGGACGCGATATCGGTGAGGCTAGGTGACTTTACGGAGGATCGAATCCCGGAGATCTGCAGGGGCGCAGTGGCGGAGTGGGACGGTGAGGTTGTTAGGTTGGGAGAGGTGCTTTTGGAACTGGTGGGGGAAGGGCTGGGATTGTGTGCGGGAAGGTTCGGGGATTTGAGTTGTTTGGGAGCGAGGGTTATGGTGGGGCAGTACTACCCGTACTGCCCGCAGCCTGATCTGACGGTGGGGATTGCTTCTCATGCTGACCCGGGATTGCTGACCTTGCTGCTGCAGAACCATATTGGTGGGTTGCAGGTCAAGTATGGTGGTGTATGGCTCGATGTTAAGCCTCTTCCTGGTGCTGTTCTGGTGAACGTAGGAGACTTACTACAG